One part of the Mycolicibacterium aromaticivorans JS19b1 = JCM 16368 genome encodes these proteins:
- a CDS encoding enoyl-CoA hydratase — MTTIDAYTGVPELTVSLDNGVLSVTLNRPDSLNSLNAIMLRTLADVLEHAADDAAVRAVRLGGAGRGFSSGAGISAEDQSERRPDTPDEVLQEANRAVRAIVHLPKPVVSVVHGPAAGVGVSLALACDIVLASEKAFFLLAFTKIGLMPDGGASALVAASIGRARAMKMALLAERISAADALDFGLVSEVYPADELEAGVAAVLDKLVSGPAIALRKTKQAINAATLTELEPAIGRESDGQLVLLGSKDFREGTRAFQEHRSPTFTDD, encoded by the coding sequence ATGACGACCATCGACGCCTACACCGGTGTGCCGGAACTGACCGTGTCGCTCGACAACGGAGTGTTGTCGGTGACGCTCAACCGGCCGGACAGCCTGAACTCGCTGAACGCGATCATGCTGCGCACGCTGGCCGACGTCCTCGAGCACGCGGCCGACGACGCGGCGGTCCGGGCCGTGCGGCTCGGCGGGGCCGGGCGCGGGTTCAGCTCCGGTGCGGGCATCAGCGCCGAGGATCAGTCGGAGCGCCGCCCGGACACCCCGGACGAGGTTCTGCAGGAGGCGAACCGGGCGGTGCGTGCGATCGTGCACCTGCCCAAGCCGGTGGTGTCGGTGGTGCACGGGCCGGCGGCCGGGGTGGGGGTGTCGCTGGCATTGGCCTGCGACATCGTATTGGCTTCGGAGAAGGCGTTTTTCCTGCTGGCGTTCACCAAGATCGGCTTGATGCCGGACGGTGGCGCGTCGGCGTTGGTGGCCGCCTCGATCGGTCGGGCCCGCGCTATGAAGATGGCGCTTCTGGCCGAACGTATCTCGGCTGCCGACGCGTTGGACTTCGGTCTGGTCAGCGAGGTGTATCCGGCCGACGAGCTGGAGGCCGGCGTGGCGGCGGTGCTCGACAAGCTGGTGTCCGGTCCCGCGATCGCGCTGCGCAAGACCAAGCAGGCGATCAACGCCGCGACGCTCACCGAACTCGAACCCGCGATCGGCCGCGAAAGCGACGGCCAGCTGGTTCTATTGGGTTCCAAGGACTTCCGCGAGGGAACCCGGGCATTCCAGGAGCACCGCTCGCCGACGTTCACGGACGACTAG